One window of the Chloroflexota bacterium genome contains the following:
- a CDS encoding ABC transporter ATP-binding protein produces the protein MIEVEHLTKYYGDFIAIEDVSFDVQKGEIVGFLGPNGAGKTTTMRIMTGFLPPSAGTVRIAGHDVLKNSLEARRNIGYLPETVPLYTEMTVRDYLRFMGKLRQMSSAQIKERVDYVIERLRLNDYANIAIGRLSKGYRQRVGIAQAILHNPEVLVLDEPTIGIDPVQVVETRDLIKSFGKEHTILISSHILPEVSVLCERVVVIHEGRIIAVDKPQNLSVRLRGTEQIKVEVRGPQRDVAARLRQVPGVREMTRQETGQNTAVYTLECEPGSNLRETLAAEVVKQNWGLLGLQSSAMSLEDIFLKLTAKAEAPKS, from the coding sequence TTGATCGAAGTCGAGCACCTGACGAAATACTACGGCGATTTCATCGCCATTGAGGACGTCTCCTTTGACGTCCAAAAGGGCGAGATCGTCGGCTTCCTCGGCCCCAACGGCGCCGGGAAGACCACCACGATGCGCATCATGACGGGCTTCCTGCCCCCCAGCGCCGGCACCGTGCGCATCGCGGGGCACGATGTGCTCAAGAACTCCCTGGAGGCGCGCCGCAACATCGGCTACCTGCCGGAGACCGTCCCCCTCTACACCGAGATGACCGTCCGCGACTATCTGCGCTTCATGGGCAAGCTTCGCCAGATGAGCTCGGCACAGATCAAAGAGCGCGTTGATTATGTCATCGAGCGCCTGCGCCTGAACGACTACGCCAATATCGCCATCGGCCGCCTCTCCAAGGGCTACCGCCAGCGCGTCGGCATCGCCCAGGCCATCCTCCACAACCCGGAGGTGCTGGTCCTTGACGAGCCAACCATCGGCATTGACCCCGTCCAAGTGGTGGAGACCCGCGACCTTATCAAGAGCTTCGGCAAAGAGCACACCATCCTGATCAGCTCCCACATCCTGCCGGAAGTCAGCGTCCTCTGCGAGCGCGTCGTCGTCATCCATGAAGGGCGCATCATCGCCGTGGACAAGCCGCAGAACCTCTCCGTCCGCCTGCGCGGCACGGAGCAGATCAAGGTGGAGGTGCGCGGCCCCCAGCGGGACGTGGCGGCGCGCCTGCGCCAGGTCCCCGGCGTCCGCGAGATGACACGCCAGGAGACGGGCCAGAACACCGCCGTCTACACCCTGGAGTGCGAGCCCGGCTCCAACCTCCGGGAGACGCTGGCTGCCGAAGTGGTCAAGCAGAACTGGGGCCTCCTGGGCCTCCAGTCCTCTGCCATGAGCCTTGAGGATATCTTCCTGAAACTCACCGCCAAAGCGGAGGCTCCAAAGAGTTGA
- a CDS encoding zinc-binding dehydrogenase produces the protein MKAVVLEEPGSPSGLRLRDLPMPVPGPDDVIVKVRACGVCFHDVLVTRGTLKRGIKPNVVLGHEIAGEVAQCGAQARRFKPGDRVVSILTECCGSCDRCLSGHEHRCRNGHGIGHSVDGGYAEYVRITERSLRLLPQGLSFEHGAVAACPIGVALGAIRDLAQPKPGETALVTGAGGGVGVHAVQLLKAHGARVFAVTTTEEKVSRLREFGADEVLLSPDMEFQWEALALTEENGVDVVIDTVGSRAFPAAFQALAQFGRMVFIGQVNAGEISFSPASLLFKDAKLMGASGCNFKDLDSALKLIQEGKVKPVVESFPLGAAANVHQMLYSRRMFGRAVLTP, from the coding sequence ATGAAAGCCGTTGTTCTGGAGGAGCCGGGAAGCCCGTCCGGTCTTCGCCTTCGCGATCTCCCGATGCCCGTTCCCGGCCCTGACGATGTCATCGTCAAGGTGCGGGCCTGCGGCGTCTGCTTCCATGACGTCCTGGTGACGCGGGGCACGCTGAAGCGCGGCATCAAGCCGAACGTGGTCCTGGGCCATGAGATCGCCGGCGAAGTGGCGCAGTGCGGCGCGCAGGCCCGGCGGTTCAAGCCCGGCGATCGCGTGGTCTCCATCCTCACCGAATGCTGCGGCTCCTGCGACCGCTGCCTCTCCGGGCACGAGCATCGCTGCCGCAACGGCCACGGCATCGGCCATAGCGTAGACGGCGGCTACGCGGAGTATGTGCGCATCACGGAGCGCAGCCTACGCCTTTTGCCGCAAGGCCTCTCCTTTGAGCACGGCGCTGTTGCGGCATGCCCCATCGGCGTCGCCCTCGGCGCGATCCGCGACCTGGCCCAGCCGAAGCCGGGCGAAACGGCCCTGGTGACGGGCGCAGGCGGCGGCGTAGGCGTCCATGCCGTCCAGCTGCTCAAAGCCCACGGGGCGCGTGTCTTTGCCGTGACGACGACGGAAGAGAAGGTCTCCCGCCTCCGGGAGTTTGGGGCTGACGAGGTGCTGCTTAGCCCCGATATGGAGTTCCAGTGGGAGGCCCTAGCGCTCACGGAGGAGAACGGCGTGGACGTGGTGATAGACACAGTGGGGAGCAGGGCCTTCCCGGCTGCCTTCCAAGCGCTGGCCCAGTTCGGGCGGATGGTCTTCATCGGGCAGGTGAATGCCGGGGAGATCAGCTTCAGCCCGGCGAGCCTGCTCTTCAAGGATGCCAAACTCATGGGGGCGAGCGGCTGCAACTTCAAGGACTTGGATTCGGCGCTGAAGCTTATCCAGGAGGGCAAGGTCAAGCCCGTTGTAGAGTCGTTTCCTTTAGGAGCGGCGGCGAACGTCCACCAGATGCTTTATTCGCGCAGGATGTTCGGACGTGCGGTGCTGACGCCGTAG